A single region of the Plantactinospora soyae genome encodes:
- a CDS encoding metallopeptidase family protein — translation MTSPENRRPDPGRRSRRDRHGRGLRGRLVPATVPLARTKSEIFDDLVLDTVETLERRFAKELAGVEFAVEDVPPDLNVYDSDVLEDGEVPLARLLPGRPGRQEVPPRIVLYRRPLEFRAIDREDLADLVHDVIIEQVANLLGVDPDELA, via the coding sequence ATGACCAGTCCGGAGAATCGCCGGCCCGACCCCGGGCGCCGGTCCCGCCGGGATCGGCACGGGCGCGGGCTGCGCGGCCGGCTCGTCCCGGCCACGGTTCCGCTCGCCCGGACGAAGTCGGAGATCTTCGACGATCTGGTGCTGGACACCGTGGAGACCCTGGAACGGCGGTTCGCCAAGGAGCTGGCCGGGGTCGAGTTCGCGGTCGAGGACGTGCCGCCGGACCTGAACGTCTACGACTCGGACGTCCTGGAGGACGGCGAGGTGCCCCTCGCCCGCCTGCTGCCCGGTCGGCCCGGCCGGCAGGAGGTGCCGCCGAGGATCGTGCTCTACCGCCGCCCCCTGGAGTTCCGGGCGATAGACCGCGAGGACCTCGCCGACCTGGTACACGACGTGATCATCGAGCAGGTCGCGAACCTGCTCGGCGTCGATCCCGATGAGCTGGCCTGA
- a CDS encoding mannose-1-phosphate guanylyltransferase — MLFAVIPAGGSGTRLWPLSRAGHPKFLHPLTGTGDSLLQATVNRLGPLTTPERTMVVTGAAHVAAVARQLTGLPEENILVEPSPRDSCAAIALAAAVIALREPEAVMGSFAADHLIGDPDGWAATVREAVGGAEQGLLMTVGIKPTRAETGYGYLQCGELLGSGPLRRVEEFKEKPAADVAEAYLRSGRHLWNASMFVWRVDVFLAELARQQPVLHAGLTTIAQSWDTPEREEVLGTVWPTLPKISVDYAVMEGAAMAGRVATVPGDFGWNDVGDFDTLGEVLPADESGNVVLGAEQVEPKPGVLLRDCERLVVVPQSGRLVAALGVRDLIVVDTPDAVLVCPRDRAQDVKKLVDELKERGEENYV; from the coding sequence ATGCTCTTCGCCGTAATCCCGGCGGGCGGTAGCGGTACACGTCTGTGGCCGCTGTCCCGTGCCGGTCATCCCAAGTTTCTCCATCCGCTCACCGGTACCGGCGACTCGCTGTTGCAGGCCACGGTCAACCGGCTCGGGCCGCTGACCACTCCGGAGCGGACCATGGTGGTCACCGGCGCCGCGCACGTGGCCGCGGTCGCCCGCCAGCTGACCGGCCTGCCAGAGGAGAACATCCTGGTCGAGCCCTCGCCCCGGGACTCCTGCGCGGCGATCGCGCTCGCCGCCGCGGTCATCGCGCTGCGCGAGCCGGAAGCGGTGATGGGTTCGTTCGCGGCGGACCATCTGATCGGCGACCCGGACGGTTGGGCCGCGACGGTGCGGGAGGCGGTCGGCGGTGCCGAGCAGGGCCTGCTGATGACGGTGGGCATCAAACCCACCCGGGCCGAGACCGGGTACGGCTATCTCCAGTGCGGCGAACTGCTCGGCTCGGGCCCGTTGCGCCGGGTCGAGGAGTTCAAGGAGAAGCCGGCGGCCGACGTCGCCGAGGCGTACCTGCGCTCCGGGCGGCACCTGTGGAACGCGAGCATGTTCGTCTGGCGGGTCGACGTCTTCCTGGCCGAGCTGGCGCGGCAGCAGCCCGTGCTGCACGCCGGGCTGACCACCATCGCGCAGTCCTGGGACACGCCCGAGCGCGAGGAGGTGCTCGGCACCGTCTGGCCCACGCTGCCCAAGATCTCCGTCGACTACGCCGTGATGGAGGGCGCCGCGATGGCAGGGCGGGTCGCCACCGTACCGGGAGACTTCGGCTGGAACGACGTCGGCGACTTCGACACGCTCGGCGAGGTGTTGCCGGCCGACGAGAGCGGCAACGTGGTGCTCGGTGCCGAGCAGGTCGAGCCGAAGCCCGGTGTGCTGCTCCGGGACTGCGAGCGTCTGGTGGTGGTGCCGCAGTCCGGCCGGCTGGTCGCCGCGCTGGGCGTCCGGGACCTGATCGTGGTGGACACCCCGGACGCGGTGCTGGTCTGTCCCCGCGACCGGGCCCAGGACGTCAAGAAGCTGGTCGACGAGCTCAAGGAGCGGGGCGAAGAGAACTACGTCTGA
- the cofD gene encoding 2-phospho-L-lactate transferase has protein sequence MRIVVLTGGIGGARFLTGVRAYAGQVGAEVTAVVNVGDDVLLHGLKICPDLDSVMYTLGGGADRERGWGRAGETWTVKEELAAYGAEPTWFGLGDRDVATHLVRSSMLGAGYPLSAVTEALCARWQPGVRLLPATDDRLETHVVVSGPDDGTTDAPDAQRAIHFQEWWVRHRGALPTHRFVFVGAEAAKPAAGVLDALAEADVVLLAPSNPVVSVAPILAVPGIREALVAGTAPVIGISPIIGGAPVRGMADRCLAVLGVPCTAAGVGGLYGPRSAGGILDSWLVDTADAGAEVPGLTVRAAPLWMTDEAATATMVRTAMELA, from the coding sequence ATGCGCATCGTGGTATTGACCGGGGGCATCGGCGGCGCTCGCTTCCTGACCGGCGTACGCGCGTACGCCGGTCAGGTCGGCGCCGAGGTGACCGCGGTGGTCAACGTCGGTGACGACGTACTGCTGCACGGGCTGAAGATCTGTCCGGACCTGGACAGCGTCATGTACACCCTCGGTGGTGGGGCGGACCGGGAACGGGGCTGGGGACGGGCCGGCGAGACCTGGACGGTCAAGGAGGAGCTGGCCGCGTACGGCGCGGAGCCGACCTGGTTCGGTCTCGGTGACCGGGACGTGGCGACCCACCTGGTCCGCAGTTCGATGCTGGGCGCCGGCTATCCGCTCTCGGCGGTGACCGAGGCGCTCTGCGCACGCTGGCAACCGGGCGTACGCCTGCTGCCCGCCACCGACGACCGCCTGGAGACCCACGTCGTGGTGAGCGGACCCGACGACGGTACGACCGACGCCCCCGACGCCCAGCGCGCCATCCACTTCCAGGAGTGGTGGGTACGCCACCGGGGCGCACTGCCGACCCACCGCTTCGTCTTCGTCGGCGCCGAGGCGGCCAAGCCGGCGGCGGGGGTGCTGGACGCGCTGGCCGAGGCGGATGTCGTGCTGCTCGCCCCGAGCAATCCGGTGGTGAGCGTCGCGCCGATCCTCGCCGTGCCGGGGATCCGGGAGGCGCTGGTCGCCGGCACCGCGCCGGTGATCGGAATCTCCCCGATCATCGGTGGTGCCCCGGTACGCGGCATGGCCGACCGCTGCCTGGCGGTGCTCGGGGTGCCGTGCACCGCGGCCGGGGTGGGCGGGCTCTACGGTCCCCGCTCGGCCGGTGGCATCCTGGACTCCTGGCTGGTGGACACCGCCGACGCCGGTGCCGAGGTCCCGGGCCTGACCGTGCGGGCGGCACCGCTGTGGATGACCGACGAGGCGGCGACCGCGACGATGGTCCGGACCGCGATGGAGCTGGCATGA
- a CDS encoding coenzyme F420-0:L-glutamate ligase, with translation MRLEVLPVLGLGDITEGDDLAALIAMAAPWLRDGDVLVVTSKIVSKAEGRMVDVPVDGPEREVARSEILAGETARPVARRGATRIVQTHHGFVMASAGIDASNVDRSRLVLLPKDPDASARGLRAAIREQHGADVVVIISDTMGRPWRNGLTDVALGVAGMPAVRDHRGEVDPYGNRMSITQMAVVDELAGAGELVKGKCDQVPVAVIRGYLYGADPDDGDGAAALVRDAAQDLFSLGTAEARAEGLRAAATLGESTGTHGRRVAGPDEPAGTGDLAAVNRAIGTVAGVITPGTVFTPVSDERVRARLAGATPAVPSDATAMVDCWPPGPPDSAAFIRFGADLHRLRAALAAEGLDSTLLLAPAEGVGATLVVTPPPGPAVLPA, from the coding sequence ATGAGACTAGAGGTGTTACCGGTGCTCGGCCTCGGCGACATCACCGAGGGCGACGACCTGGCGGCGCTGATCGCCATGGCCGCGCCCTGGTTGCGCGATGGCGACGTGCTGGTGGTGACCAGCAAGATCGTGTCAAAGGCGGAGGGCCGGATGGTCGACGTACCGGTCGACGGTCCGGAGCGGGAGGTGGCCCGGTCCGAGATCCTCGCCGGGGAGACCGCCCGGCCGGTGGCCCGGCGTGGCGCGACCCGGATCGTCCAGACGCACCACGGTTTCGTGATGGCCTCCGCCGGGATCGACGCCTCCAACGTGGACCGTTCACGGCTGGTACTGCTGCCCAAGGACCCGGACGCGTCCGCCCGGGGGCTACGGGCCGCGATCCGCGAACAGCACGGCGCCGACGTGGTGGTCATCATCTCGGACACGATGGGCCGTCCATGGCGCAACGGCCTCACCGACGTGGCGCTCGGTGTCGCCGGCATGCCGGCGGTCCGCGACCACCGGGGCGAGGTCGACCCGTACGGCAACCGGATGAGCATCACCCAGATGGCGGTGGTGGACGAGTTGGCCGGTGCGGGCGAACTGGTGAAGGGCAAGTGCGACCAGGTGCCGGTCGCGGTGATCCGTGGCTACCTCTACGGCGCCGACCCGGACGACGGCGACGGCGCGGCGGCCCTGGTCCGGGATGCCGCGCAGGACCTCTTCTCGTTGGGCACCGCCGAGGCCCGGGCCGAGGGGCTCCGCGCCGCCGCCACCCTCGGCGAGTCGACCGGCACGCACGGCCGCCGGGTCGCCGGGCCGGACGAGCCGGCCGGGACGGGCGATCTGGCGGCGGTGAACCGGGCGATCGGCACGGTGGCCGGGGTAATCACCCCGGGCACGGTCTTCACCCCGGTCAGCGACGAGCGGGTACGGGCCCGGCTCGCCGGTGCGACGCCGGCCGTACCGTCCGACGCCACCGCGATGGTCGACTGCTGGCCGCCCGGTCCACCCGACTCCGCCGCGTTCATCCGGTTCGGTGCCGACCTGCACCGGCTGCGTGCCGCGCTGGCCGCCGAGGGCCTGGACTCGACCCTGCTGCTGGCCCCCGCCGAGGGCGTCGGAGCGACCCTGGTGGTCACCCCGCCGCCCGGCCCGGCCGTCCTACCAGCCTGA
- a CDS encoding glycosyltransferase family 4 protein, whose amino-acid sequence MTAGRPPRVLIDATSVPADRGGVGRYVDGLLGALGKVIGPGLELVVVALRTDGERYARMLPGAEVIPAPAAVAHRPARLAWEQTGLPLLAQQVGAHVLHSPFYTCPLRAGCPVTVTVHDATFFTEPEHYDKTRRTFFRSAIKTSLRRADRVIVPSKATRDELIRLLDADPTRIDVAYHGVDQAAFHAPSDEEKARVRARLGLGANSYVAFLGSKEPRKNVPNLIRGWVLAVKDRPAPPALVLAGGQGHDDEIDRAVADVPAHLRLLRPGYLRYADLPGFLGGALVAAYPSYGEGFGLPILEAMACATPVLTTPRLSLPEVGGDAVAYTSEDPQQIATDLGALLDDESRRLSLAKAGFDRAKEFTWESSAEVHIAAWTRARA is encoded by the coding sequence GTGACCGCCGGTCGTCCGCCCCGCGTGCTCATTGACGCCACCAGCGTGCCCGCCGACCGGGGCGGCGTTGGTAGATACGTCGACGGACTCCTCGGCGCCCTGGGCAAGGTCATCGGCCCGGGCCTGGAGTTGGTCGTGGTCGCGCTGCGCACCGACGGTGAGCGGTACGCCCGGATGCTGCCGGGCGCGGAGGTGATCCCGGCACCGGCGGCGGTGGCGCACCGACCGGCCCGGCTCGCCTGGGAGCAGACCGGGCTTCCGCTGCTCGCCCAGCAGGTCGGCGCGCACGTGCTGCACTCGCCGTTCTACACCTGCCCGCTCCGGGCCGGCTGTCCGGTGACGGTCACCGTGCACGACGCCACCTTCTTCACCGAGCCCGAGCACTACGACAAGACCCGGCGGACCTTCTTCCGCAGCGCGATCAAGACGTCGCTGCGTCGGGCGGACCGGGTGATCGTGCCCAGCAAGGCGACCCGGGACGAGTTGATCCGGTTGCTGGACGCCGATCCGACCCGGATCGACGTGGCGTACCACGGGGTGGACCAGGCGGCCTTCCACGCGCCGAGCGACGAAGAGAAGGCGCGGGTACGCGCCCGGCTCGGCCTGGGCGCGAACAGCTACGTGGCGTTCCTCGGGTCCAAGGAGCCGCGCAAGAACGTGCCGAACCTCATCCGTGGCTGGGTGCTGGCGGTGAAGGACCGGCCCGCCCCGCCGGCCCTGGTCCTCGCTGGCGGCCAGGGTCACGACGACGAGATCGACCGGGCCGTCGCCGACGTACCGGCGCACCTGCGGCTGCTGCGCCCCGGCTACCTGCGCTACGCCGACCTGCCCGGCTTCCTCGGCGGTGCGCTGGTCGCCGCGTATCCGTCCTACGGCGAGGGGTTCGGCCTGCCGATCCTGGAGGCGATGGCCTGCGCCACACCGGTGCTGACCACGCCGCGACTGTCGTTGCCGGAGGTGGGCGGCGACGCGGTCGCGTACACCAGCGAGGACCCGCAGCAGATCGCGACGGATCTCGGCGCGCTGCTGGACGACGAGTCGCGGCGGCTCTCGCTGGCGAAGGCGGGCTTCGACCGGGCCAAGGAGTTCACCTGGGAGTCGAGCGCCGAGGTGCACATCGCGGCGTGGACCCGGGCCCGCGCATGA
- a CDS encoding polyadenylate binding domain-containing protein produces the protein MTSQPGPAPTDAPQASQTTKPLRELIAFVLLGANALFLFAGMIELFFGGWEGSEFGDRSLSAFYGFVGIEQTALPVLAVLLATHIQPVVGRARVITLVALGEYAFSALFGLVTLLAGIFSLLADTEFRRAFTGLLLMGGAFALLAAAAFVVFRVWRTLFYVPKPKPQPGLYGQPQSYGQPPYGQPPYGQQPYGQPGYPPAGYPQGQGGDPNVYGQPTVYGQPTDFGQPAGYPQPTGYAQPAAYGQPVSGIPASAPPASAPPASAPPASAPPAAPFGAPGSAGTPAGPVSAPPSAGPAPSVAPEPDEEEEEGRTQVIPQRTADRTQRINPASQQPSAGIQPPPADRDDDPTQPRQH, from the coding sequence TTGACCAGCCAGCCCGGGCCCGCGCCGACCGACGCGCCGCAGGCCAGCCAGACAACCAAGCCGTTACGCGAGTTGATCGCGTTCGTGCTGCTCGGCGCCAACGCGCTGTTCCTGTTCGCCGGGATGATCGAGTTGTTCTTCGGTGGCTGGGAGGGTTCCGAATTCGGCGACCGGTCCCTGAGCGCCTTCTACGGCTTCGTGGGCATCGAGCAGACCGCCCTTCCGGTGCTCGCCGTGCTGCTCGCGACGCACATCCAGCCGGTGGTCGGTCGCGCCCGGGTGATCACCCTCGTGGCGCTCGGCGAGTACGCCTTCTCGGCGCTGTTCGGCCTGGTGACCCTCCTCGCCGGGATCTTCAGCCTGCTGGCCGACACGGAGTTCCGGCGGGCGTTCACCGGACTTCTGCTGATGGGCGGAGCCTTCGCCCTGCTCGCCGCCGCGGCCTTCGTGGTCTTCCGGGTGTGGCGGACGCTCTTCTACGTACCCAAGCCGAAGCCGCAGCCGGGTCTCTACGGCCAGCCCCAGTCGTACGGTCAGCCGCCCTACGGCCAGCCGCCGTACGGTCAGCAGCCGTACGGCCAGCCGGGCTACCCGCCGGCCGGCTACCCGCAGGGTCAGGGTGGCGACCCGAACGTCTACGGCCAGCCGACGGTCTACGGCCAGCCCACCGACTTCGGCCAGCCGGCCGGCTACCCGCAGCCCACCGGCTACGCCCAGCCGGCCGCCTACGGCCAACCGGTCTCCGGTATCCCGGCCTCGGCCCCGCCCGCCTCCGCCCCGCCCGCCTCGGCTCCGCCCGCGTCCGCGCCGCCGGCCGCTCCGTTCGGGGCGCCGGGGTCCGCAGGCACGCCCGCCGGGCCCGTCTCGGCGCCGCCGTCGGCCGGCCCCGCCCCGTCGGTCGCCCCCGAGCCGGACGAGGAAGAGGAGGAGGGCCGGACCCAGGTGATCCCGCAGCGCACCGCCGACCGCACCCAGCGGATCAATCCGGCCAGCCAGCAGCCGTCGGCGGGCATCCAGCCGCCGCCGGCCGACCGGGACGACGACCCGACCCAGCCGCGCCAGCACTGA
- a CDS encoding WhiB family transcriptional regulator, with protein MDGRLEVADLLGNAPEWQERALCSQTDPEAFFPEKGGSTREAKRICSRCEVKTECLEYALGHDERFGIWGGLSERERRKLKRRVA; from the coding sequence ATGGACGGCCGACTCGAGGTGGCCGACCTGCTCGGAAATGCTCCGGAGTGGCAAGAGCGCGCGCTGTGCTCGCAGACCGATCCGGAGGCGTTTTTTCCCGAGAAGGGCGGCTCGACCCGCGAGGCGAAGCGGATCTGCTCCCGGTGTGAGGTCAAGACCGAGTGCCTGGAATACGCGCTCGGACATGACGAACGGTTCGGGATCTGGGGCGGGTTGTCCGAACGCGAACGGCGCAAGTTGAAGCGTCGCGTCGCCTGA
- a CDS encoding NUDIX hydrolase — protein MLDALYADTLALLTAWRPPTTGAADALDRTLRLLRDGGPVAMTREHRPGHITASTLVLDSTGSRVLLCLHGRFRQWVQLGGHCEATDPTLAGAALREATEESGIDGLWLEPVPIDLDIHPVPCAGGSWHHDVRFAAIAPAEAVERVSAESVELGWFPPDALPEPLAGATEQLVAPALAAFRRSSLRPAP, from the coding sequence GTGCTGGACGCCCTGTACGCCGACACGTTGGCCCTGCTCACCGCCTGGCGACCACCCACCACCGGTGCGGCCGACGCCCTGGACCGGACCCTCCGGCTGCTCCGCGACGGCGGGCCGGTGGCGATGACCCGGGAGCACCGCCCCGGCCACATCACGGCCAGCACGCTGGTGCTGGACTCGACCGGCAGCCGGGTACTCCTCTGCCTGCACGGCCGCTTCCGGCAGTGGGTGCAGCTCGGCGGGCACTGCGAGGCCACCGACCCGACCCTGGCCGGCGCGGCGCTGCGGGAGGCGACGGAGGAGTCCGGCATCGACGGGCTCTGGCTGGAGCCGGTACCGATCGACCTGGACATCCATCCGGTGCCCTGTGCCGGCGGCTCCTGGCACCACGATGTACGGTTCGCCGCGATCGCCCCGGCGGAGGCGGTCGAGCGGGTCAGCGCCGAGTCGGTCGAACTCGGCTGGTTTCCGCCCGACGCGCTGCCCGAGCCGCTGGCGGGCGCCACCGAGCAACTGGTGGCGCCGGCACTGGCGGCGTTCAGACGTAGTTCTCTTCGCCCCGCTCCTTGA
- a CDS encoding bifunctional FO biosynthesis protein CofGH, with translation MADGTDGAPTTASLRRALRRAADGRALDPDEAAALLAARGEFLDELLAIAGRLRDAGLVDAGRPGVVTFSKKVFIPLTRLCQDRCHYCTFATVPHRLPAAYLERDEVLAIAAAGAAQGCKEALFTLGDRPEERWPQARQWLTERGFDSTLDYLRACAIAVLEETGLLPHLNPGVLSWAELQRLKPVAPSMGMMLETTATRLWSEPGGPHYGSPDKEPAVRLRVLADAGRVAVPFTTGILIGIGETLAERVDSIFAIRRSAREYGHIQEVIVQNFRAKPDTAMRGMPDAELHDLAATVAVSRILLGPGARIQAPPNLIEGEFDLLLRAGIDDWGGVSPVTPDHVNPERPWPHLDELAARSEAAGFTLQERLTIYPEYVRRGDPWLDPRLAAHVAALADPVTGLGVADARPTGRPWQEPDDAFVPGGRVDLHATIDTTGRTGDRRGDFDQVYGDWAEVGARIPGAVPAAALGERTLVPGGVPAGGDSDLRAGLRLAGDDPAALLEPRHEAAALALFGADGADLDEVCRIADDVRRAAVGDDVTYVVNRNINFSNVCYVGCRFCAFAQRERDADAYRLSARQVADRAEEAWAAGATEVCMQGGIDPKLPVSAYAELVRGIKARVPGMHVHAFSPMEIVTGAAKAGVPVRDWLTELRDAGLDTIPGTAAEILDDEVRWVLTKGKLPAATWVEVVGTAHELGIRSSSTMMYGHVDHPRQWLGHFRVLAGLQDRTGGFTEFVGLPFVHTNAPIYLAGIARPGPTWRENRIVHAMARLLLHGRIANIQCSWVKLGDSGTAELLRGGCNDLGGTLMEETISRMAGSDHGSARTVAQLERIATAAGRQARRRTTVYGHTG, from the coding sequence GTGGCTGATGGGACTGACGGGGCGCCGACCACCGCGAGTCTGCGCCGGGCGTTGCGCCGGGCGGCGGACGGCCGGGCCCTCGACCCGGACGAGGCGGCGGCGCTGCTCGCCGCGCGCGGCGAGTTCCTCGACGAGTTGCTGGCCATCGCCGGCCGGCTGCGGGACGCCGGGTTGGTCGATGCCGGGCGGCCCGGGGTGGTCACCTTCTCCAAGAAGGTCTTCATCCCACTGACCCGGCTCTGTCAGGACCGCTGCCACTACTGCACCTTCGCGACCGTGCCGCACCGGCTGCCCGCCGCCTACCTGGAGCGGGACGAGGTGCTGGCGATCGCGGCGGCGGGTGCGGCGCAGGGCTGCAAGGAGGCGTTGTTCACCCTCGGCGACCGGCCGGAGGAGCGCTGGCCGCAGGCCCGGCAGTGGCTGACCGAGCGTGGCTTCGACTCGACCCTGGACTACCTGCGGGCGTGCGCGATCGCGGTACTCGAGGAGACCGGCCTGCTGCCGCACCTGAACCCCGGCGTGCTCTCCTGGGCGGAGCTGCAACGGCTCAAGCCGGTCGCGCCGAGCATGGGCATGATGCTGGAGACCACCGCCACCCGGCTCTGGTCCGAGCCCGGCGGGCCGCACTACGGCTCGCCGGACAAGGAACCCGCGGTACGGCTGCGGGTGCTCGCCGACGCCGGGCGGGTGGCCGTGCCCTTCACCACCGGCATCCTGATCGGCATCGGTGAGACGCTCGCCGAGCGGGTCGACTCGATCTTCGCGATCCGGCGCAGTGCCCGGGAGTACGGCCACATCCAGGAAGTCATCGTGCAGAACTTCCGGGCCAAGCCGGACACCGCGATGCGCGGGATGCCCGACGCGGAACTGCACGACCTGGCGGCCACGGTGGCGGTGTCCCGGATCCTGCTCGGCCCGGGAGCCCGGATCCAGGCGCCGCCGAACCTGATCGAGGGGGAGTTCGACCTCCTGCTGCGGGCCGGCATCGACGACTGGGGCGGCGTGTCGCCGGTGACCCCGGACCACGTCAACCCGGAGCGTCCCTGGCCGCATCTGGACGAGTTGGCGGCCCGGTCCGAGGCGGCCGGGTTCACCCTCCAGGAGCGGTTGACGATCTACCCCGAGTACGTCCGGCGCGGCGATCCGTGGCTGGACCCCCGGCTCGCCGCCCACGTGGCCGCGCTCGCCGACCCGGTCACCGGGCTCGGGGTCGCCGACGCCCGTCCCACCGGTCGTCCCTGGCAGGAGCCGGACGACGCCTTCGTGCCGGGGGGTCGGGTCGACCTGCACGCCACGATCGACACCACCGGGCGGACCGGTGACCGGCGCGGCGACTTCGACCAGGTCTACGGCGACTGGGCCGAGGTCGGTGCCCGGATTCCCGGCGCGGTGCCCGCTGCGGCGCTCGGCGAGCGGACGCTGGTCCCGGGCGGGGTGCCGGCCGGCGGCGACTCCGACCTGCGCGCCGGACTGCGGCTGGCCGGCGACGACCCGGCCGCGCTGCTGGAGCCCCGGCACGAGGCGGCGGCGCTGGCGCTGTTCGGCGCCGACGGGGCGGACCTGGACGAGGTGTGCCGGATCGCCGACGACGTCCGCCGGGCGGCGGTCGGCGACGACGTGACGTACGTGGTGAACCGCAATATCAACTTCTCCAACGTCTGCTACGTGGGCTGCCGGTTCTGCGCGTTCGCCCAGCGGGAGCGGGACGCCGACGCGTACCGGCTCTCCGCCCGGCAGGTCGCGGACCGGGCCGAGGAGGCCTGGGCGGCCGGCGCCACCGAGGTCTGCATGCAGGGCGGGATCGACCCCAAACTGCCGGTCTCGGCGTACGCGGAGCTGGTCCGGGGGATCAAGGCCCGGGTGCCGGGCATGCACGTGCACGCCTTCTCGCCGATGGAGATCGTCACCGGTGCCGCCAAGGCGGGCGTACCGGTCCGGGACTGGCTCACCGAGCTGCGCGACGCCGGCCTGGACACCATCCCCGGCACGGCGGCGGAGATCCTCGACGACGAGGTGCGCTGGGTGCTCACCAAGGGCAAACTGCCGGCCGCCACCTGGGTCGAGGTGGTCGGCACCGCGCACGAGCTGGGCATCCGGTCCAGCTCCACGATGATGTACGGCCACGTCGACCACCCCCGACAGTGGCTGGGACACTTCCGGGTGCTGGCCGGGCTGCAGGACCGTACCGGCGGGTTCACCGAGTTCGTCGGCCTGCCGTTCGTACACACGAACGCCCCGATCTACCTCGCCGGGATCGCCCGACCGGGTCCCACCTGGCGGGAAAACCGAATCGTGCACGCCATGGCCCGGCTGCTGCTGCACGGGCGGATCGCGAACATCCAGTGCTCCTGGGTCAAGCTCGGCGACTCCGGAACGGCGGAACTGCTCCGGGGCGGCTGCAACGACCTCGGCGGCACGTTGATGGAGGAGACGATCTCCCGGATGGCGGGATCGGACCATGGTTCGGCGCGTACCGTCGCCCAGCTGGAGCGGATCGCGACGGCGGCCGGACGGCAGGCCCGACGGCGTACCACGGTCTACGGGCACACCGGTTGA
- a CDS encoding ArsR/SmtB family transcription factor — translation MLRIFFSSEDIARTRVAPAADQVWELVLSLHLLQGRSRDPVMAGWRRDVSGGLRRNSALGQLRLLLALNPPRGYFPDFLTPYQSLHGLEAGLDTIASTPITLLERDLTVLAGENPLPLPSSASALARGDGEVLRHLADSMRAYQVTAIEPYWARIQAAVEADRSRRARALLDGGAEGLLASLRPAMRWDSGVLEVADYPVDRELHLDGRGLLLVPSFFCARIPVTLVDPELPPVLVYPVDRLGGLTPAPGEGGGPVPTLGSSGGQAALAALLGRTRARVLEVVGDGCSTGEVARRLHISPAAASQHTSVLRNAGLLVSHRDRNTVLHILTPLGRAMLDV, via the coding sequence ATGCTGAGAATCTTCTTCTCCAGCGAGGACATCGCCCGGACCCGCGTCGCCCCTGCCGCCGACCAGGTCTGGGAGCTTGTCCTCAGCCTCCACCTGTTGCAGGGGCGTAGCCGGGATCCGGTGATGGCCGGCTGGCGGCGTGACGTGTCCGGTGGGCTCCGCCGAAACAGCGCGCTGGGCCAACTGCGTCTGCTGCTCGCACTCAACCCGCCCCGGGGCTACTTTCCCGACTTTCTGACCCCGTACCAGAGCCTGCACGGGCTGGAGGCGGGGCTGGACACCATCGCGTCCACGCCGATCACCCTGCTGGAGCGGGACCTGACCGTCCTGGCCGGGGAGAATCCGCTGCCACTGCCCAGTTCGGCGAGCGCGCTGGCCCGGGGCGACGGCGAGGTGCTGCGGCACCTGGCCGATTCGATGCGGGCGTACCAGGTGACGGCGATCGAGCCGTACTGGGCGCGGATCCAGGCGGCGGTGGAGGCGGACCGGAGCCGCCGGGCCCGGGCGCTGCTCGACGGTGGTGCCGAAGGACTGCTGGCCAGCCTGCGCCCGGCGATGCGGTGGGACTCCGGGGTGCTCGAGGTGGCCGACTATCCGGTCGACCGGGAACTGCACCTCGACGGGCGCGGACTGCTCCTGGTGCCGTCGTTCTTCTGCGCCCGTATCCCGGTGACCCTCGTCGACCCCGAACTGCCCCCGGTCCTGGTCTATCCGGTCGACCGGCTGGGCGGCCTCACCCCGGCCCCGGGCGAGGGCGGCGGTCCGGTCCCGACGCTCGGATCGAGTGGCGGGCAGGCGGCGCTCGCGGCACTGCTCGGGCGTACCCGGGCGAGGGTTCTGGAGGTGGTGGGCGACGGCTGCTCCACCGGGGAGGTGGCCCGCCGGCTGCACATCTCGCCGGCCGCCGCGAGCCAGCACACCTCCGTACTACGCAACGCGGGGCTGCTGGTCAGCCACCGGGACCGGAACACCGTGCTGCACATCCTGACCCCGCTCGGCCGGGCCATGCTGGACGTCTGA
- a CDS encoding DUF3499 domain-containing protein codes for MRSPRRCSRNGCPRQAVATLTYVYTESTAVVGPLAAFAEPHTYDLCEPHARSLTAPRGWDVVRHEGEFEPPPPTTDDLVALAEAVREAARPAPPRPDEAGVDPNTGQQTGRRGHLRVIPPSH; via the coding sequence GTGAGGTCACCACGGCGTTGCTCCCGCAACGGCTGCCCCCGACAGGCCGTAGCCACGCTGACCTATGTCTACACCGAGTCGACAGCCGTGGTGGGGCCGCTCGCGGCCTTCGCTGAGCCGCACACGTACGACCTCTGTGAGCCGCACGCCCGGAGCCTGACGGCCCCGCGCGGCTGGGACGTGGTCCGGCACGAGGGGGAGTTCGAGCCCCCACCGCCGACCACCGACGACCTGGTGGCGCTGGCCGAGGCGGTCCGGGAGGCCGCCCGCCCGGCCCCGCCCCGCCCGGACGAGGCCGGGGTCGACCCCAACACCGGCCAGCAGACCGGTCGCCGTGGCCACCTCCGCGTCATCCCACCCAGCCACTGA